The proteins below are encoded in one region of Macaca nemestrina isolate mMacNem1 chromosome 10, mMacNem.hap1, whole genome shotgun sequence:
- the LOC105490582 gene encoding zinc finger protein 10, whose translation MHAKSLTAWSQTLVTFKDVFVDFTREEWKLLDTAQQIVYRNVMLENYKNLVSLGYQLTKPDVILRLEKGEEPWLVERGIHQEAHPDSETAFELKSSVSSRSIFKDKQSCDIKMEGMARNDLWYLSLEEVWKCKDQLDKYQENPERHLRQVAFTQKKVLTQKRVSESGKYGGNCLLPAQLVLREYFHKRDSHTKSLKHDLVLNGHQESCASNSNECSQTFCQNIHLIQFARTHTGDKSYKCPDNDNSLTHDSSLGISKGIHREKPYECKECGKFFSWRSNLTRHQLIHTGEKPYECKECGKSFSRSSHLIGHQKTHTGEEPYECKECGKSFSWFSHLVTHQRTHTGDKLYTCNQCGKSFVHSSRLIRHQRTHTGEKPYECPECGKSFRQSTHLILHQRTHVRVRPYECNECGKSYSQRSHLVVHHRIHTGLKPFECKDCGKCFSRSSHLYSHQRTHTGEKPYECHDCGKSFSQSSALIVHQRIHTGEKPYECCQCGKAFIRKNDLIKHQRIHIGEETYKCNQCGIIFSQNSPFIVHQIAHTGEQFLTCNQCGTVLVNTSNLIGYQANHMRENAY comes from the exons ACACTGGTGACCTTCAAGGATGTATTTGTGGACTTCACCAGGGAGGAGTGGAAGCTGCTGGACACTGCTCAGCAGATCGTGTACAGAAatgtgatgctggagaactaTAAGAACTTGGTTTCCTTGG GTTATCAGCTTACTAAGCCAGATGTGATCCTACGgttggagaagggagaagagcccTGGCTGGTGGAGAGAGGGATTCACCAAGAGGCCCATCCTG attCAGAGACTGCATTTGAACTCAAATCATCAGTTTCCAGCAGGAGCATTTTTAAAGATAAGCAATCCTGTGACATTAAAATGGAAGGAATGGCAAGGAATGATCTCTGGTATTTGTCATTAGAAGAAGTCTGGAAATGTAAAGACCAGTTAGACAAGTATCAGGAAAACCCAGAGAGACATTTGAGGCAAGTGGCATTCACCCAAAAGAAAGTACTTACTCAGAAGAGAGTCTCTGAAAGTGGTAAATATGGGGGAAACTGTCTTCTTCCTGCTCAGCTGGTACTGAGAGAGTATTTCCATAAACGTGACTCACAtactaaaagtttaaaacatgATTTAGTTCTTAATGGTCATCAGGAAAGCTGTGCAAGTAACAGTAATGAATGTAGTCAAACCTTCTGTCAAAACATTCACCTTATTCAGTTTGCAAGAACTCACACAGGTGATAAATCCTACAAATGCCCTGATAATGATAACTCTCTTACTCATGATTCATCTCTTGGTATATCAAAGGGCATACAtagagagaaaccctatgaatgtaaggaatgtggaaaaTTCTTCAGCTGGCGCTCTAATCTTACTAGGCATCAGCttattcatactggagaaaaaccctatgagtGTAAAGAATGTGGAAAATCTTTCAGCCGGAGTTCTCACCTCATTGGACATCAAAAGACCCATACTGGTGAggaaccctatgaatgtaaagaatgtggtaAATCTTTCAGCTGGTTCTCTCACCTTGTTACCCATCAGAGAACTCATACAGGAGACAAACTGTACACGTGTAATCAGTGTGGGAAATCTTTTGTTCATAGCTCTAGGCTTATTAGACATCAGAGGAcacatactggagagaaaccctatgaatgtcctGAATGTGGGAAATCTTTCAGACAGAGCACACATCTCATTCTGCATCAGAGAACCCATGTTAGAGTGAGACCCTATGAATGCAATGAATGTGGAAAGTCTTATAGCCAGAGATCTCACCTTGTTGTGCATCATAGAATTCACACTGGACTAAAACCTTTTGAGTGTAAGGATTGTGGAAAATGTTTTAGTCGAAGCTCTCACCTTTATTCACATCAAAGAacccacactggagagaaaccatatgaGTGTCATGATTGTGGAAAATCTTTCAGCCAGAGTTCTGCCCTTATTGTGCATCAGAGGAtacacactggagagaaaccatatgaATGCTGTCAGTGTGGGAAGGCCTTCATCCGGAAGAATGACCTCATTAAGCATCAGAGAATTCATATTGGAGAAGAGACCTATAAATGTAATCAGTGTGGCATTATCTTCAGCCAGAACTCTCCATTTATAGTTCATCAAATAGCTCACACTGGAGAGCAGTTCTTAACTTGCAATCAGTGTGGGACAGTGCTTGTTAATACCTCTAACCTTATTGGATACCAGGCAAATCATATGAGGGAAAATGCTTACTAA